Proteins encoded within one genomic window of Candidatus Poribacteria bacterium:
- the dcd gene encoding dCTP deaminase — protein MFLSDTDILKYIDKGKIKINPAPDLKTQLGSCSIDFKLSNTFRVFEHSKHPYIDLRAGIDTTDLMRRVDVSDGDAFTIQPGELVLAATQEELVLADDVMARLEGRSSLARLGIIVHSTAGLFDPGWIGTPTLELGNLGRMPVKLYPGMRICAFTFAQLSSPARVPYQLKPANKYAGQEGPETSRFDKDVEFA, from the coding sequence ATGTTTTTATCAGATACAGACATTCTCAAATATATAGACAAAGGGAAAATCAAAATCAATCCCGCACCTGATTTGAAAACGCAACTCGGGAGCTGCTCTATTGATTTCAAACTCAGCAACACTTTTCGCGTTTTTGAACATAGCAAACATCCGTACATCGACCTGCGGGCTGGAATTGATACCACTGACTTAATGCGAAGAGTCGATGTCTCCGATGGCGATGCCTTCACGATACAACCCGGAGAACTCGTCCTTGCAGCGACTCAAGAGGAACTTGTATTAGCGGACGATGTCATGGCACGGCTTGAAGGCAGAAGCAGTTTAGCGCGACTTGGCATTATCGTCCATAGCACTGCCGGTCTCTTCGACCCGGGCTGGATAGGGACACCTACATTGGAGTTGGGGAACCTTGGGCGGATGCCAGTGAAATTATATCCCGGTATGCGGATCTGCGCTTTCACCTTCGCGCAGCTCTCTTCACCAGCACGTGTCCCGTATCAACTCAAGCCAGCAAACAAATACGCAGGACAGGAGGGACCTGAGACGAGTCGATTTGACAAAGATGTCGAATTCGCTTAG